The DNA region GCGCCCCGAGACCCGATCCCCGAGAGCGGAACCACCCGATGGCCAAGAAGTCCCGCGGCGGCGGGGGCACCCCCGCGACCGTCGCGCTGGAGAAGGCGGGCGCCGCCTTCACCGTGCACGCCTACGACCACGACCCGGCGTCCGAACTGTCCTACGGCGAGGAGGCCGCGCGGGCGATGGGCGTGCCGCCGGACCGCGTCTTCAAGACGCTGGTGGCCGAGGTGGACAGCGCGCTGACCGTCGCGGTGGTGCCGGTCTCCGCCAGCCTGGACCTCAAGGCGCTGGCCGCGGCGGCGGGCGGCAAGCGCGCGGCGATGGCGGATCCCGCGGCGGCGGAGCGCACCACGGGCTATGTGCGCGGCGGCATCTCGCCGCTCGGCCAGCGCAAGGCGCTGCCGACCGTGGTGGACGCCTCGGCGCAGGGCTTCGACACGGTCTTCGTCTCGGCGGGCAAGCGCGGCCTGGAGGTCGAACTGGCCCCCGCGGACCTGGTGTCCCTCACCCGGGCGGCCGTCGCGGGGATCGCGCGGCGGTAGCGCGCCCGGGGGCGGGGGCGGACGGGCCGCGCACGGGGCGGGCGAGCGGAGCGGCCGGTCGTAGCCGCGGCGCGGGCCGGGCGGCGTACGGGCTCTCGGTCTCCGGCGTACGCTCACGGCCGGCGCGCGGCTCCCAGCCGGCGGCGGGCGGCTCCCAGCCGGCGGCGCGCTAGTCGGTGTGCGGGGGCGGCGGCGAGGTGCCGCCGGGAGGCGGTGCGGGCCATTCGGCGGCGGGGGGCGCGGGGTGGGACCCGGTGCGGGGCGCGTCGGGGGCGGGCGTGCCGTTCTGGGGGCCTGGCCGGGTCTGCGGCGCGCCCCACGCGCCCCAGGGCGCGGGCGGCGGCGCGGGCGCGGGCTCGCGCGGCCCGAACGCCGCGGTCAGGCACAGGTGGGCGAGCATCGCCGCGGCGGACCAGGCGACCAGGGCGCTCTTGGCGCGCAGGTCCAGCGGCCCGTCGAAGACCTTCTTGGGGCCGACCGCCTTGGCGTGCGCGACGATGTCGGTGGTCGGGCCGAGCGCCACGCCGATCCGCCAGCCGACCACCGAGGCCAGCACGCCGCCCGCGGCCAGGCCCAGCACCACCGCGACGCCGCCCCTGCGGAACCGCCAGAAGACCAGCGCGGCGGTCACGACGCCCAGCGCGGCGGCGATCAGCACGAAGGTGCCGTCGCCGCCGATCGCCTCCTCGCCCTCGGTGTCCTTGAGGTAGACCGCCTGGCCGTCGGAGATCATCGGCACCCGCGGCGCCAGCCACACCCACAGCAGCCCGAGGACCACGCCGCAGACCGTCACCAGCGCCGCGATCAGCAGACCGCGGCCGATCTCGCGCGGGACGGACGCGGACCCGCCGCCGTCCCCTGCGGAATCGTCCTTGCCGCCCGGGTACGGCGGCAGGTGCGGCGGCTGTTCGTGCGGAGTCAGGGGAGCGGTCACCAGCCCATCGTGCCAGGTCTCCCTGTCAGCCGCGGCACTGACCGGTCCGCGCGGCGGCGTCCGGGTGCGTCAGCGCACCGCGGCCCAGCGGAGTCAGCGCACCGCGGCCCGGCGGTAGGCCCAGGTGGCCACGCCCAGCGAGGCCACGCCGACCGCGGCGCACACCGACAGGTCGCCGAGCACCGCGGCCCAGCGCACCGCGCCGGCGCCGGCGAAGGTGCGGGCGTACGCCTCCACGCCGTACGTGGACGGCAGCAGGTCGCGCACCCAGCGGATCGGCGCGGGCATGTGGGAGGCGGGCAGCACGCCGAGCAGCAGCGCCGCGGACATGCCCAGCTGGCCGAAGAGCGTGGCGATCTCCAGCCGCGGCGCGAGCAGCCCGAGCGCGGCGCCCAGGCCCGACAGCGCGGCCCCGGCCAGCGGGATCACCAGCAGCAGCACCCACAGCCCGGCGAAGGTCAGGTGGAACAGCGCGCAGCCGGCGACCGCGGTGACCAGCGTGCCGGGCACGGTGAACGACGCGTACGCCGCGGCCGTGCCCAGCACGACCGAGGCGGGCGGCACCGGCAGCGTCGCGTAGTGGTCCAGGCCGCCGGAGGCGCGCAGCTGGCCGAAGTACTGGGCGAGCAGGTTCAGCGCGACGAAGGCGACGACCAGCACGCTGGAGCCGGCCACCACCGAGCGGGCGGCCTCGCCGTCACCGGCGTGCACCACGCCGCGCATCATGATCATGATGCCGATGGACTGGAAGGTGGCCACGAACAGCAGCGGCACGCGGGCGACCCGGGCGCGCGAGAGCTGGGCGCGGTAGACGGCGGCGAAGGCGGGCAGCAGCCGGGCCCGGGGCGCGAGCGGCCGCGGTTCGCCGACCGGGGCCGCGGGCGGGGCCGCGCGGCCCGGTGCGGCGTGGTCCTGGTGTTCCGGGCGTTCCGGCCCGGCCGGTGCGACGACGGTCACCGGCTGCCTCCCCTGTGTGCGACCCGGCGGGCGGACCCGCGGACGGCCTGGCGTACGGCCGGGCGTACGGCCGGGCGCGCGGGCCTGCGGACGGCGGCGGGTCCGCGTCCGGCCCGCGTCCCCGGCGGCTGCGGCCGCAGTGCCCGCGTCATGCCTTCACCAGTCCCTCGCCGCTGCCGCCGAGCGCCAGGTAGACGTCCTCCAGGCTGGGGACGGTGAGCGTGAAGTCGTCCAGCGCCGCGAAGGCGGGGCCGCCGGTGATCTCGGCGACGGCCGCGCGGGCCTGATCCTGCGGCAGCCGCAGCGTCCAGCGGCGGCCGGACACCTCGGCGAGCGGGCGCAGCGCGGCGAGCGCGGGCAGGGCGGGCGGCTCGCGCCGCCACACCAGGTCCAGGCGGACGTCGCCGGCGACGAGGGCGCGCAGCGCGGCGGGGGTGTCGCAGGCGATCACCTTGCCGCGGTCGAGGACCGCGACGCGGTCCAGGACGGTCTCGGCCTCTATGACGTTGTGGGTGACGAGCAGGACGGTGACGCCGTGTTCGGCGCGGCGGCGGTCGACCGCGGACCACACCGCGCGGCGGGCGACCGGGTCCATGCCGGTGGTCGGCTCGTCCAGCACCAGGACGGGGCGCTGGCCGACCAGGGCGGCGGCCAGGCAGGCGAGGCGGCGCTGGCCGCCGGAGAGCTTCTTCAGCGGCAGGCCGGCCAGCGGGCCGAGGCCGAGTTCGTCGAGGACGGCGTCGCGGGCGGCGCGGGCGGCGGGCGCGTCCAGGCCGCGGAGCCGGCCGGTGGTCTCGGCGGCCAGCGCGACGGTCAGCTCGTCCAGGGCGGTGGACTCCTGGCCGAGGTAGCCGATCAGGCGGGAGGCACGGTCCGGGTGGCGGACCAGGTCGTGGCCGAGGACGTCGATGCGGCCGGCGTCGGGGCGCAGCAGGCCGGTGATCTGGCGGACCAGGGTGGTCTTGCCGGCGCCGTTCGGGCCGAGGATGCCGAAGAGTTCGCCGGTGCGGACGTCGAGGTCGATGCCGTCGTTGGCGCGGACGGCGCCGCCGGCGGGGCGCGCGGCGCGGCGGGCCAGCGGGCGGCGCGGCCGCGCGCTGCCCGCGGGGTAGGTCCGCACCAGGGCGCGGACGCGGACCGCGCACGCCGGGTCCGCGGGCGCGGGGGGCCGCGTGGCCGTCGTCTGCTGCGTGCCCGTCCTCACGCCGCCCGAGCCTACGCGATGCGCTCCGGGCGGCGTTCACCCCTTCCCCCTCAACCCCTGCGACAGGCGTCACGCCGCCCCGGCGGCACCCGGTCCTCGCGGCGCTGGACGTGCACCCCCGGGGGCGCGGGGAACTGCGCCACAAGCCCAGCACGGGCCGGTGGTCCGGAGCGATCCGAACAGCCCCTTTGGCCCGGTGACGACCTGCGGGCCGCAGATGGGCTTGTCGCGCAGTTCCCCGCGCCCCTGGGGGTGCACGTCGAGCGCCGAGCCGGCCCGGGGGGCCGTACCGCGCAACGTCCGGCGTCGACGTAGCGGGGTCGGGGGATGGCTCAGCGCCGGCGTCACGTGTCGAACTCGCGCCAGAACCCCGCACGGATGGCGTAACGATCGTGCTCGTCGATCTGGTCGTCCTTGTGCGCGAGCAGCCCGAACCTCGCGGCGTACCGCAGCAGCTCCCCGTCGATGCGGTGCGGCACCCGCGGATAGTGCGCGGACATCTGCTGCCGCAGCGCGGGGTCGGCGACCCGCGCGATCCAGCGCCGGGCGAAGACCTGCCCGACCTCGTACGGATCGCCGCTCACCGCGGTGATGTCCGCCTCCCGGTCGGCCCACCGCTGCTCCGCCGTGGTGAGCTGCGCGAGCGTCGGCAGGCCGCTGGTGTCGGACTGGTCCGCGCGCTCGGCCCAGCCCTTCTCCGAGGACCAGCGCAGCGTCGCGCCGGCCGGCGACTGCGGGGCCGCCGGCGCGTGCGGGCGGCCGAGGCCGGCCAGGTCCTTGGGCGTCGGGACGCCCTTGCCGGACGCCGCGTGCGGCTCGTCCCGGTGCTCCTCGTCGGCCGGCGCGGAGCCGTTCTTCGCCGGGTGCGGCTGCCCCGGCGCGGGCGCGCCGGTCTCCGGGAGCGGCGCGGACAGGATCGCGGCGATCTCCGGCCTGATCTCGGGCCGGCTGGCGGCGGGCAGGCGCCGGGGACGTCCCGGGCCCTGATCGCCGCGGTGATCCACTCCCGGTCCAGCACGCGCCGTTCGTCCGCCTCGGCGACCAGGTCCTCGGACTGGTTGTAGTCCCCGTCGGCGGCCTGCACGGCCCACAGGTGCACGGCCACCCCGTGCTCCTTGGCCGACATCATGCCGGGCAGCAGGTCGCCGTCGCCGGTGACCAGCACCACGTCCGAGCAGGCCCGGTTCCTGGCCAGTTCGGACAGCTCGGCGTGCATCGCGGCGTCGACGCCCTTCTGCGCCCAGCGGCCGTCCGTACGGGTGAGCGCGCCGAGCCGCACCGTCACCCGGGGCATCACCCGCAGCCGGCGGTGCTCGGGTTGCGGAACGCGGTCGGGCGCTCCGTCGAACCAGTAGATCCGCAGCAGCGGCTGCCCGGTCTCGCGTTCCGCGCGTTCGCGCAGGCCAGCGACCACGGCGGCATGATCGACGACGATGCGGGAGCGCGAGGGCTCGCCGGCCAGCAGGCTCGCCGCTGCGCCCAGCAGGTACCCGGCGTCCACCAGGACGACGCAGCGGTCCACGTTGCACCTCTTCCGGTCGCCCCCCAGCACGGATGTCCCCCGAGTCTGCCCGAAGCACCGGGGCTTATGACCCCGAACGCGATCTTCGGCGTGGCGGTTTGTGCGATCGTGCATGCCACCCAGCCGCCAACTGCCCGAAATGCGCGCTTTGTCGCCTCGTGCAAATCTGATGGCGGCCCTTCGGCCACACGATTACCTCACTTCACCAGGAAGGCACGATCGTGGCGAAGAACAAGAACCAGAACCGTCAGCAGCGCGCGCAGCAGGACGAGCGGTCCGGCGCCCCGGCGATGGAGTCGCAGGAGCACGCCCCGCGCGCCACGGCGGCCGACGACCACGGCATGCCGGCGGCGAGCCGGGTGGCGCGCAAGCAGCAGAAGAAGTTCGGCCACAACTGATCGCGCCGCGCGCGCACTTCCACACGACGCGGGGGCACCCTTCGGGGCGCCCCCGCGTCGGCGTCGGAGCCGGACCGCGCCCCGCGCGGCGTCCTCCGCCCGGGCCGCGCCCGGGTCAGCCGGCCTGCTGGCCCGCGGCCAGGCACGCGGGGCCGAGCAGCGCCTTGAGATCGCCGAACAGCGACGGATCGGCGGTCACCCGGTGCCGGTCCAGCCGCAGCACCGTGGTGCTGCGGGCGCCCTGGAGCCTGACCCGCACCTCGGTGTTGCCCTTGTGGCTGTCCAGCACCTCGCCGAGCCGGGCCACCAGCGGCGGAGTGACCTTGACGGTCGGGATGGACAGCACCACCGGCGCGTTGGCGCCGACGTCGGTGAGGTCGGGGACCATCAGCTCCATCGCCACCAGCCGCGGGATGTCCTCGCGCTTGTCCAGCCGCCCCTTGACGAACACCACCGCGTCCTCGACCAGTTGGGTGGACACCAGCTGGTAGGTGGCGGGGAAGAACATGCAGTCGACCGAGCCGGCCAGGTCCTCCACGGTGGCGATCGCCCACGCGTTGCCCTGCTTGGTCATCTTGCGCTGCAGGCCCGAGATGATGCCGCCGATGGTGACGATCGCGCCGTCGGCGTAGTCGCCGGCCAGCGCCGCGATCGCCGCGTCGGTCTTGTCGTTGAGGATGTGCTCGATGCCGAACAGCGGGTGGTCGGAGACGTAGAGGCCGAGCATCTCGCGCTCCTGGGCGAGCAGGTAGCTCTTGTCCCACTCGATGTCGGAGAAGACCACGTCCATGCCGAAGGCCGGGCCGGAGTCGTCGTCCTCGTCGCCCATGCCGCCGAAGAGGTCGAACTGCCCCTCGGCCTCCTTGCGTTTGACCTGCACCACGTTGTCGATCATGGACTCGAAGTGCTCGGTCAGACCGCGCCGGGTGTGCCCCAGTTCGTCGAACGCGCCGGCCTTGATCAGCGACTCGACGGTCCGCTTGTTGCAGACCACCACCTCGACCTTGTCGAGGAAGTCCGGGAAGGTGGCGTAGCGCCCCTTGGACTTGCGGCACTTGACGATCGACTCGACCACGTTGGTGCCGACGTTGCGGACCGCGGTGAGGCCGAAGACGATCGTGTCGTCGCCGCGCGGGGTGAAGTTCGCGTTGGACTCGTTGACGTCCGGGGGAAGCACCTTGATGCCCATCCGGCGGCACTCGTTGAGATAGAGCGCCATCTTGTCCTTGTCGTCCTTCACCGAGGTGAGCAGGCCCGCCATGTACTCGGCCGGGTAGTTCGCCTTCAGGTACGCGGTCCAGTACGACACCAGGCCGTACGCCGCGGAGTGCGCCTTGTTGAAGGCGTAGCCGGCGAAGGGGACCAGCACGTCCCACACCGCCTGGATGGCCTCGTCGGAGTAGCCCCGCTCCCGCATGCCGGCCTGGAAGGGGATGAACTCCTTGTCGAGGACCTCCTTCTTCTTCTTGCCCATCGCGCGGCGCAGCAGGTCGGCCTGGCCGAGCGAGTAGCCGGCGAGCACCTGGGCGGCCTTCTGCACCTGCTCCTGGTACACGATGAGGCCGTAGGTGATGTCCAGGACCTCCTTGAGCGGCTCTTCCAGCTCGGGGTGGATCGGGGTGATCTCCTGCTGCTTGTTCTTGCGCAGCGCGTAGTTGATGTGCGAGTTCATGCCCATCGGGCCCGGCCGGTACAGGGCCGAGACGGCGGAGATGTCCTCGAAGTTGTCGGGCTTCATCATGCGCAGCAGGGAGCGCATCGGGCCGCCGTCGAACTGGAAGACGCCCAGGGTGTCGCCGCGGCTGAGCAGCGCGTAGGTGTTCGGGTCGTCCAGCGGCAGCGCCAGCAGGTCGATGTCGATGCCCTTGTTGGCCTTGATCGACTTGACCGCGTCGTCCATGATCGTCAGGTTGCGCAGGCCCAGGAAGTCCATCTTCAGCAGGCCGAGCGACTCGCAGCTCGGGTAGTCCCACTGGGTCACCACGGCGCCGTCGTTCTTCGGCGAGAAGATCGGCACGTGGTCGATGAGCGACTCGGACGACATGATCACGCCGGCCGCGTGCACGCCCATCTGCCGGACCAGGCCCTCGATGCCGCGCGCGGAGTCGATCACCTTGGTGACGTCCGGCTCGTTCTCGTACATCGCGCGGACCTCGGCGGCCTCGCTGTAGCGCGGGTGGTCCTTGTCGGTGATGCCGGACAGCGGGATGCCCTTGCCCAGGACGTCGGCGGGCATCGCCTTGGTGATCCGGTCGCCCATGGAGAACGGGTAGCCGAGCACCCGGGCCGAGTCCTTGATCGCGGCCTTGGCCTTGATGGTGCCGTAGGTGGCGATCTGGGCGACCTTGTCGGAGCCGTACTTCTCGGTGACGTACCGGATGACCTCGCCGCGCCGACGCTCGTCGAAGTCGATGTCGACGTCGGGCATGGAGATGCGCTCGGGGTTGAGGAAGCGCTCGAAGATCAGGCCGTGCGGGACCGGGTCGAGGTCGGTGATGCCCATCGCGTAGGCGACGATCGAGCCGGCCGCGGAGCCGCGGCCGGGGCCGACCGCGATGCCGTTGTTCTTCGCCCACATGATGAAGTCGGCGACGACCAGGAAGTAGCCGGGGAACCCCATCTGGATGATGGTGTCCATCTCGTACTCAGCGAGCTTCTGGCGGTCCTCGGGGATGCCGCCGGGGAAGCGCCGGGCCATGCCGCGGGCGACCTCCTCGCGGAACCAGGACACCTCGTCGTACCCCTCGGGCACGTCGAACTTGGGCATCAGGTTCTTGAACTGGAACATGCCCTCGGTGTCGACCCGGTCGGCGATCAGCAGCTGCGTGTTGCGGCAGCCCTCCTGCCAGGCGTCCGAGGAGTCGATGGCGTACATCTCGGCGGCGGACTTCAGGTAGTAGCCGGAGCCGTCGAACTTGAACCGGTCGGGGTCCGACATGTTCGAGCCGGTCTGGATGCACAGCAGCGTGTCGTGCGCGCTGGCCTCCTCGGCATAGGTGTAGTGCGAGTCGTTGGTGACGACGAAGGGCGCCTTGAGCTTCTTGCTGATCTCCATCAGGCCGTCGCGGGCCCGGCGGTCGATGTCGATGCCGTGGTCCATGATCTCGACGAAGAAGTTCTCCTTGCCGAAGATGTCCTGGTACTCGGCGGCGGCCTTCAGCGCCTCGTCCATCTGCCCGAGCCGGATCCTGGTGGAGACCTCGCCCGAGGGGCAGCCGGTGGTGCCCATCAGGCCCTCGGCGTACTCGCTGAGCAGTTCGCGGTCCATCCGGGGCTTGCGGAAGTAGCCCTCGAAGGAGGCCCGGGACTGGGCCCGGAAGAGGTTGTGCAGGCCGGTCTTGTTCCGCGCCCAGATGGTCATGTGGGTGTACGCGCCGGCGCCCGAGACGTCGTCGTTCTTCTGGTGCGGCGCGCCCCACTTCACCGGCTTGTTGTAGCGCCGGGACTCCGGCGCCAGATACGCCTCGATGCCCATGACCGGCGTCACACCCGCGGCCTTGGCCTGGTGGAAGAAGTCGTACGCGCCGTGCAGGTTGCCGTGGTCGGTGATGGCGACGTGGGACATCCCCATCTCGTTGCACGCCTTGAACATGTCCTTCAGCCTCGCCGCTCCATCCAGCAGCGAGTACTGGGTGTGGACGTGCAGGTGAGTGAAGGGCTGGTCGGTCACGGGCTGCGACACCTCCGGCAAGCGGTCCTCTGACGGCGTGGGGAAGTCTACGACCAGGCTCCGACAACGCCCCCGGACGCCGCCCGCGCCGGGGCGGCCGAATTCTCATCGGACTCTGAGGTTCCGCACGTCACCACGTGGCACACTGTGGCCCATGGTCGGCGTCGGACGAGGACTGAGGGCGGTGCGCGCGGCGGTGTTCGCCGCGCTGTGCGTCGTCATGTCCGGCACCACGCACGTCCTGCTGTCCCGGGAGCCGCTGCCGCTGCCGGTGATCGCCGCCGTGGCCGCCTCGGTGTTCGCGGTGGCCTACGCGCTCGGCGGCCGCGAGCGCGGCTACACGGCCATCGCCGCCGTGCTGATCCCGCTGGAGCTGGCCTCGGACACCCTGTTCAACGCCGGGCAGCGCACCTGCTACGGCCCCGGCGGCGGCCCGGTCACCGGCTCGTGGCGGTCGCTGCACGAGGCGATCGTCTGCCAGGGCGGCGGCGCGGGTGCTTCGCTCACCCGGGGCACGATCCCCGGGAACACGCTCGCCGGCAGCGGCTCGCTGGCCGCGCGCACCACCGCCTCCGCCGCCGCGGGCCTGTCGGTGAGCCCCTGGCTGCTGCTCGCCGCCCACGTCGCGGTGGGCCTGGCCGCGGCCCTGCTGCTGCGCTCCGGCGAAGCCTGGCTGCACCGCAGCCTGCGCACCGTCTTCCGGCCGCTGCTGGTCGCGCTCGCCGCGCTGGCGGCCCGGCTGCCCGAGCGCCGCCCCGCGCGGCCCGCGGCCCCGCAGGCGCGGCTGCTGCCCGCGCTCCCCCTGCTGCTGCACTCCTTGGTGCGCCGGGGTCCGCCCGTCCTCGCCGCCTGACCGCGGCACCCGACGAGCGTTTCCTCTTCGCCCTTTTCCACCCGTTTCACCTCGGAGAATCCACCATGAGCAGCAGGAACAGCAAGACCGCCAAGGCCGCCGCGCGGGAGCGGCTGCGCGCGCAGCGCGAGAAGGAGGCCAAGCGCGCGAAGATCCGCCGCCAGGTCACGGTGGCCGTCGGCATCGTCGTGGTGCTCGGCGCCGCGGCCGGCATAGCCGTCGCCGTGAACCAGTCGAACAAGCCCGGCTATTGGGAGGACGCCGCCAAGAAGAAGCTGGTCGCCCCCGCGAACACCTCGGGCAAGAACGGCACGATCATCGTCGTCGGCGACAAGAACAACAAGAACGTCGTCCACGAGTACGAGGACCTGCGCTGCCCGATCTGTGCGGCCTACGAGCAGGCCGCCGGCGATGCGGTGCTCCAGGGCGCCAAGGACGGGAAGTACCAGATCGACTACTCGTTCGCGGCGTTCATCGACAACAACGGCGGCACCGGCTCCAAGAAGGCCCTCAGCGCGATGGGCGCGGCGGTGAACGTCTCCACGGAAGCCTTCGAGCAGTACCACAAGCTGCTCTACTCCAAGGCCGTCCACCCGGACGAGACCGACGACGCGTTCAGCAGCAGCGACAAGCTGATCTCGCTCGCCCAGCAAGTGCCGGCGCTCAAGGGAAACGCCAAGTTCTCCGACGCGGTGAAGAACGGCACGTTCGACAAGTGGGCGCTGACCGTGCGCGACGCGTACAACAATGACCCGGCGTCGAGCAAGGGGACCCCGTACGTGCTGGTCAACGGCAAGCAGGTGCAGGTCATCGGCCAGACCGCGGACCAGGTGACGGCCGCCTTCGCCGCCCAGCTGAAGAAGTAGCCGGTACGCGACGGCCCGCCGCGCGGAACCGCGGCGGGCCGGAGGCGGGGGACGGGAACGACTCCCCCGGTTTTCCACGGCGCCGCCCCTTCTCACGATCTCCCACCGCCCCCGGCCTCTTCCGGACCACGCGACCCTCGTCACAGGGCTGCCCCTGGCGGGTTCGGGTACGCGACCATCGCATGAGGCCGGGAACCCGGGCGAAGGAGAGGTGAGTGATGGAGAGCGCGCTGCGCCCGGTGCTGGTGATCGGCTCCGCGGTGCTGGTGACGCTGGTCGTCGGGTGGATCGGCGACAAGCTGATGCAGGCGGCCGACGCACGGCATCCGGAGACGCCGCTGTGGCAGCTGCTGCGACGCTGCCGGATACCGCTGCAGACGGTGCTGTGCGTGGCGATGCTGCGCGGCGGCTACCGCGCCACCCGGATCTGGCCCGAGCACGCCGCCGCGGTGGAGCAGGTCCTGGTCCTCGTGCTGATCGCGGCGTCGGCCTGGCTGGTGGTACGGGTGGCCGCCGCCGTCATCGACGCCTCCTACGCCCGGTACGCGGCGACCTCGCGCAACGTCCCCAAGGTGCGCCGGCTGCGCACCCAGCTGACGCTGATCCAGCGCACCTTCACCGCCGTCGTCGGCGTGATCGCGGCCGCCTCGATGCTGTTCACGTTCCCCGAGATGCGCACCGTCGGCGCCTCGATGCTGGCGTCGGCCGGTCTGATCGGCATCGTGGCCGGCGTCGCCGCGCAGTCCACCCTGAGCAACCTGTTCGCCGGGCTGCAGATCGCCTTCGGCGACATGGTGCGGATCGGCGACACCGTGGTGGTGGACGGCGAGTGGGGCGAGGTCGAGGAGATCACGCTGACCTACCTGAGCGTCCGCACCTGGGACGAGCGGCGGATCACGATGCCGGTGTCGTACTTCACCAGCAAGCCGTTCGAGAACTGGTCCCGCGGCGACCCGCGGATGACCGGCACGGTCTTCTTCCACCTGGACCACTCGGCGCCGGTGGACGCGATGCGCAAGCGGCTGCTGGAGATCCTGGAGCAGACCTCGGAGTGGGACCGCAGGGCCTGGGGCCTGGTGGTGATCGACACCACGCCGACCACCATCCAGCTGCGCGCGCTGGTCACCGCCAAGGACTCCGGCGACATCTTCAACCTGCGCTGCATCGTGCGCGAGCAGCTGATCGACTGGCTGCGCTGCGAGCACCCGTACGCGCTGCCGCGGATCGCCACCGCGCCCGCGCCCGGCCGGCACGACGACCGGGCCCCCGAGGCCGCGCCGATGCCCAACCCCGACCACCTCGGCCCCGGCCCCGGCCCGCAGTAGCCGGACGCGAGGGGCCCCGTACGCGAGGAGACCCGCACGCGAGGAGACCCGCACGCGAGGGGACCCCTACGCTCACACGCCCCTTATCGACCGCAGGTCCAGATGCCGCAGCACCCGGTCGACGATCTCCGGGTCGGAGCCGGGCTCG from Actinacidiphila sp. DG2A-62 includes:
- the dnaE gene encoding DNA polymerase III subunit alpha translates to MTDQPFTHLHVHTQYSLLDGAARLKDMFKACNEMGMSHVAITDHGNLHGAYDFFHQAKAAGVTPVMGIEAYLAPESRRYNKPVKWGAPHQKNDDVSGAGAYTHMTIWARNKTGLHNLFRAQSRASFEGYFRKPRMDRELLSEYAEGLMGTTGCPSGEVSTRIRLGQMDEALKAAAEYQDIFGKENFFVEIMDHGIDIDRRARDGLMEISKKLKAPFVVTNDSHYTYAEEASAHDTLLCIQTGSNMSDPDRFKFDGSGYYLKSAAEMYAIDSSDAWQEGCRNTQLLIADRVDTEGMFQFKNLMPKFDVPEGYDEVSWFREEVARGMARRFPGGIPEDRQKLAEYEMDTIIQMGFPGYFLVVADFIMWAKNNGIAVGPGRGSAAGSIVAYAMGITDLDPVPHGLIFERFLNPERISMPDVDIDFDERRRGEVIRYVTEKYGSDKVAQIATYGTIKAKAAIKDSARVLGYPFSMGDRITKAMPADVLGKGIPLSGITDKDHPRYSEAAEVRAMYENEPDVTKVIDSARGIEGLVRQMGVHAAGVIMSSESLIDHVPIFSPKNDGAVVTQWDYPSCESLGLLKMDFLGLRNLTIMDDAVKSIKANKGIDIDLLALPLDDPNTYALLSRGDTLGVFQFDGGPMRSLLRMMKPDNFEDISAVSALYRPGPMGMNSHINYALRKNKQQEITPIHPELEEPLKEVLDITYGLIVYQEQVQKAAQVLAGYSLGQADLLRRAMGKKKKEVLDKEFIPFQAGMRERGYSDEAIQAVWDVLVPFAGYAFNKAHSAAYGLVSYWTAYLKANYPAEYMAGLLTSVKDDKDKMALYLNECRRMGIKVLPPDVNESNANFTPRGDDTIVFGLTAVRNVGTNVVESIVKCRKSKGRYATFPDFLDKVEVVVCNKRTVESLIKAGAFDELGHTRRGLTEHFESMIDNVVQVKRKEAEGQFDLFGGMGDEDDDSGPAFGMDVVFSDIEWDKSYLLAQEREMLGLYVSDHPLFGIEHILNDKTDAAIAALAGDYADGAIVTIGGIISGLQRKMTKQGNAWAIATVEDLAGSVDCMFFPATYQLVSTQLVEDAVVFVKGRLDKREDIPRLVAMELMVPDLTDVGANAPVVLSIPTVKVTPPLVARLGEVLDSHKGNTEVRVRLQGARSTTVLRLDRHRVTADPSLFGDLKALLGPACLAAGQQAG
- a CDS encoding ABC transporter ATP-binding protein — its product is MRTGTQQTTATRPPAPADPACAVRVRALVRTYPAGSARPRRPLARRAARPAGGAVRANDGIDLDVRTGELFGILGPNGAGKTTLVRQITGLLRPDAGRIDVLGHDLVRHPDRASRLIGYLGQESTALDELTVALAAETTGRLRGLDAPAARAARDAVLDELGLGPLAGLPLKKLSGGQRRLACLAAALVGQRPVLVLDEPTTGMDPVARRAVWSAVDRRRAEHGVTVLLVTHNVIEAETVLDRVAVLDRGKVIACDTPAALRALVAGDVRLDLVWRREPPALPALAALRPLAEVSGRRWTLRLPQDQARAAVAEITGGPAFAALDDFTLTVPSLEDVYLALGGSGEGLVKA
- the ybaK gene encoding Cys-tRNA(Pro) deacylase yields the protein MAKKSRGGGGTPATVALEKAGAAFTVHAYDHDPASELSYGEEAARAMGVPPDRVFKTLVAEVDSALTVAVVPVSASLDLKALAAAAGGKRAAMADPAAAERTTGYVRGGISPLGQRKALPTVVDASAQGFDTVFVSAGKRGLEVELAPADLVSLTRAAVAGIARR
- a CDS encoding thioredoxin domain-containing protein → MSSRNSKTAKAAARERLRAQREKEAKRAKIRRQVTVAVGIVVVLGAAAGIAVAVNQSNKPGYWEDAAKKKLVAPANTSGKNGTIIVVGDKNNKNVVHEYEDLRCPICAAYEQAAGDAVLQGAKDGKYQIDYSFAAFIDNNGGTGSKKALSAMGAAVNVSTEAFEQYHKLLYSKAVHPDETDDAFSSSDKLISLAQQVPALKGNAKFSDAVKNGTFDKWALTVRDAYNNDPASSKGTPYVLVNGKQVQVIGQTADQVTAAFAAQLKK
- a CDS encoding ABC transporter permease yields the protein MTAPLTPHEQPPHLPPYPGGKDDSAGDGGGSASVPREIGRGLLIAALVTVCGVVLGLLWVWLAPRVPMISDGQAVYLKDTEGEEAIGGDGTFVLIAAALGVVTAALVFWRFRRGGVAVVLGLAAGGVLASVVGWRIGVALGPTTDIVAHAKAVGPKKVFDGPLDLRAKSALVAWSAAAMLAHLCLTAAFGPREPAPAPPPAPWGAWGAPQTRPGPQNGTPAPDAPRTGSHPAPPAAEWPAPPPGGTSPPPPHTD
- a CDS encoding mechanosensitive ion channel family protein codes for the protein MESALRPVLVIGSAVLVTLVVGWIGDKLMQAADARHPETPLWQLLRRCRIPLQTVLCVAMLRGGYRATRIWPEHAAAVEQVLVLVLIAASAWLVVRVAAAVIDASYARYAATSRNVPKVRRLRTQLTLIQRTFTAVVGVIAAASMLFTFPEMRTVGASMLASAGLIGIVAGVAAQSTLSNLFAGLQIAFGDMVRIGDTVVVDGEWGEVEEITLTYLSVRTWDERRITMPVSYFTSKPFENWSRGDPRMTGTVFFHLDHSAPVDAMRKRLLEILEQTSEWDRRAWGLVVIDTTPTTIQLRALVTAKDSGDIFNLRCIVREQLIDWLRCEHPYALPRIATAPAPGRHDDRAPEAAPMPNPDHLGPGPGPQ
- a CDS encoding ABC transporter permease — its product is MTVVAPAGPERPEHQDHAAPGRAAPPAAPVGEPRPLAPRARLLPAFAAVYRAQLSRARVARVPLLFVATFQSIGIMIMMRGVVHAGDGEAARSVVAGSSVLVVAFVALNLLAQYFGQLRASGGLDHYATLPVPPASVVLGTAAAYASFTVPGTLVTAVAGCALFHLTFAGLWVLLLVIPLAGAALSGLGAALGLLAPRLEIATLFGQLGMSAALLLGVLPASHMPAPIRWVRDLLPSTYGVEAYARTFAGAGAVRWAAVLGDLSVCAAVGVASLGVATWAYRRAAVR